The window TGTCACCTCTCAATACTCCGGCCATTGACCAACCTCCGCTCCGATCCCCTCTTCCGCCATTGCCTGCTCAAATGTCCGATCCAGCTTGGCGCATTCACGGGCGAGACGCCCGCGATCCATTCGTTGAAGCTTGTCGGCTACGGCGTCCTGAATAGCACGACTCCGGTTAGGGTAGACGCGTGACGCTACAAGCCTGTCAACCTGCTTGAGCAGGTTGACCTCCATCGTGATGGCGACTTTTGCCGTACTCATGATCATCACCTCCGGTATGACAATATATCGTACCATTGTATGGTGCAAATAAACATCTATGCCGTCGAAGAAGTCACGCAGAAGGGTCAAGCCTGAGTTCCTGGCTCGTGCACGCTAAAAGCGAGTGTCCCACTTTTTATGTCCCCAAGGCTCTGCCAGCCCGCGGGCCAGCTCGGCAGCCTGAAAGCGTTGATAAGTGCTCTGCATTTTGCGTTTCATGTTGCGTAATTTTACTCAATACGATGTGTATTGCGCAGGTTGCGATGTTGTGGATAAAGACTTTTCGACTTTCAGCTAAACTCATTCCCCCACATATCCTTGCCGAACGGCGTGCTCCATGCCGGCCAATTCATCATCGGTCAGAAAATCAAAATGCGATTCCCTCTTTTTCGCCGAAAGACGGCCATTGTTTTGCAGACAAAGCTGGATAAAAAGATCGATGAGGCGGTCGGGCATGTCCACGATTTCCTGGATGGCCTGCCTGGTCTTATCGTAACTCACCAGAAAATCGAGTTCTTCCACCAGCTCTCGTTCGATGGTGAGCATGATGAAATCGTACAATGCTTCTGCCTGAGCCGTCATGTCGATGTACCGATACAGACGTCCAGTCTCACCCGGCACGGTCATTTCGCCGAGATCGTCCAGATCGTATTCAACCAGCCGCATCAGCGGCTTGGAGAATGCCTCCAGGGAATGATCGTAACGTGCCCGATTTTTGAGCATGGCGGCTGAGACCGGGAACATCAGCCCTTTGGGGATCACGCCGCGCAAAAACAGAATGTTGTGAATCAGAAAGCGGTGAATTCGTCCGTTGCCGTCCTCAAAGGGATGCATGAGGACGAACCCGTAGGAGACGGCGGCGGCGTGGATGGAGGCGGGGACGGCACCTTGCGTCATTGTCTGGTGGGCCTTGAGCAGACCCTCCATCAGTTCCGGGAGATCGTCGGGTTTTGGGCAGGCATAATGAACGAGCTGTCTCTGATGGGAAAATGTTTGACCGACGAAGTTCTGGTTGGTGCGATAGTCCGTATTCCGGAAACGAGGATCGACAATACGGTTTTGCACGTCGATCAGCAGATGCTTCTCACAGAAATCCCTGCCCTCGGCCATCTCCAGCAGACCGATGAATTTCTCGGCCCTGGAGGCGCTCGGCTTGATGTGTTCGATCTCGAATGACGATTTGGTCTCTTTGTTATACAGGTAGCTGAGTGCCCGTCTGAGAAGCTCCGGTGGATAGGAGGTCACGACCTCCTCGCACCGTTTTCGCAGGTCGACTCCCTCCATGGCGGCGAGTTTGTCGGTGCGCCGGACAATGGGACAAAATTTTCTCCCGCCAAGCAGATTGTCGATAATTCTCTGACGCTGCACGCGCCGGCCGGGCGTAACGGTGTAGTACCGGTCCGGTTCCAGCAGCTCGATGTAATTCCCCTTGCTCAGATTCGACAGCGGAAGTTCCCGCCCGGTCAGAAATTCATACAGAAACCAGATCCTGCGGGCGTATTTCCCCGTCGGCTTCGAGCTGATCCAGGCAGCTGTCTCGTCTGTCGGGACCACCTCGAAAAGGGCCGACAGCAGCCCCAGGTTGACGCCGTCATATTTGAGGGCGAACTCCAGATGATCTCCCGTTGCGTCTCCAGGCCAATACGGCTGGGGATAGACGGATTCCACTCGCCAGTCCTGGACAATCGAGCGCAGTGTTCCCGTCGGGCTGACGGAGGACGTGTGCCAATTCGGCAAAGCGCTCAATCCGTACTGCTCGATCAGAAACGCATACCCTGCCGGCCGGTTCCGTATCGTGTCCAAAGTCATCGCATCTCAAAAAATCGTTACAGCTCTTGAATAATGCTTACCATAATCTTTTGTGCTTGAAATTTAGTTATTTTTACGGATGATTTCAAGAAAATTGTTTAGAAGTGACATGCGGTCAAAACCCGCCATCACCCTTGCTCTTTGAGCAAATATAAACGCCGCTTGTCCTCGGGAAATTTTTCAATGGCGTAGCGGAGCATGGTTCTGGGCATGTGTTGGTGGTGGCGTTGCAGGAACGCCTCTTCCACGTCTATATCCCGCTTGCCGATTTCCCGGAGCATCCAGCCCACGGCCTTGTGGATCAGGTCGTGGGCGTCGGAAAGGAGCATTGCGGCGATCTGCAACGTGTCGTCGAATTGGTGCTTCTTGATGAAGTGAAAGGTGGCCATGACCGCGATGCGCCGTTCCCAGAGGTCGGCGGAGCGGGCCAGGCTGAAAAGCGGGACGCGGCTTTTGTCCCAGAGGTGGGCGCCGATCACGTGTTCGGCGGAGACGTCGACGAGGTCCCAGTTGTTGATGTGGGGCGTGTTGGCGAGATACAGGTCGAAGATGGCCTGCTTCTGGTCGGCGGATCCGCGCTGGTACTGGTTGATCAGAATCAGCAGGGCCAGGAGGCGTTCCTCGTGGATCTCCGAGGCCAGGAGGGCGTGCGCGTCGGCCAGGGACATGACCCGGAACATCCGGGCCACCTTGCGGGTGGCGGGCACCCGCACGCCGATGAACCGGTCTCCCTCAGCGTAATCGCCAGGGCCGGTCTTGAAGAACCGTTGCAGGTGCCTCGCGTCTGCTTCACTGGCACATTCGCGGAGAGCATCGCGGGCTTGTTGAAGCATGTTTGGTCCAAATGCCAAGCAAGAAATCGAGAGTGAACCCTTTGCGGAGAAGCCTCGCTCCGGCAATCACATCATGATTTGCTGGATCAAATTGGTGATCCCCTGACGGAATTCATCTTCGTGCGGGGCATCAATCCAGAAAACAGCGGGAACCCCCAGCCTCAACCCTTGTTCCAACGCCTGGGCGACCAGTGGCGGAAAAATACCGGCGGCTTTTCCGGACGCCCCTTCGATGGCGGCGAATATATCCAGGTCCATCCGGCAGCACAGCCAGTAGATGTCCGCCATATCCTTGGGCGAGAGACGGTCCACAAGGGCCGTGATTTTGTTAGCGAGGATATTTTCGCATGTGTCCAGGCGCCCCAGCTCGGGATGCAGCCACGGCTCACCAATGCGGGAAGGAACGTCGTTGATGAATTCGATTTTCAGTGGTTCAGGGCCATGCAACACGGCACGTCCAAAGCGTTCCTCGCGAAGAATGATCTCAAAATCATTGCCAATCGTCATGGCGCCTTGCCGAATTGCCTCAAGACACCTGTCCAGCCAAAGAGGAAATTCCGCGGCATCGTTGACGAAAAAGTCCAAATCTTCCGAGTAGCGGTGGTGGCAATAGCCGCGGCCAAGCGCGGTCCCGCCGCTCAAATAGAAGCGGTGCTTCGCGCCGTGAACCCACTTCAAGACAGCGTCTTGGAGGCTATAAAGCTTTTTCCAGTCCCGCACGGCAGATGCCTTCCCCATGTTTTCGCCAAGCAACCCAGTACTCCATCCCTTCCCGTCTGGTGTCAGACCGGACCTTGGGCTTCAGGGATGGCCACTTCCGGATAAAACCGTCAAACGGCAAGAGCCGTTTAATGTCCCGAAAGGGAGCGTATTCGATCAGGCGGAGCATGGCCCAGTCGGAATCCAGCGCTCCGACGACGGTCTTTTCGTTCAAGATCGCCTCGAACGTGGCGTTGTCCATGTCCACGTCCCAAAGCCATGGATAGCGCTTCGTTGAGTTTCGCATGAACCGCGCCTCCCTGGTGCCTGCCGAACTCCGTTACCCTTGCCCCCGCGCCGCTTGGTGCTGCGCGGCCTGGTACATGAAGGTTCGGATGGCCACTTCGCGGTTGGGTTGGATGGCGCCGTCGTAGGAGGCGTCCAGGTAGGGGACGTTCATTTTCAGGAGCAGGGGTTTGAGGATGGCCGAGGTGATGGTGCTGGGCATGCAGGTGAAGGGGAAGACGTTGACCACGCCGTCGAAGTTGTCGTGGACGTATTCCAGCGCCCCACCGATGCTCAGGGCCGCCTCGGTGCCGATGTCGAAGGTGAACAGGCTGTCGTTGTCCAGTTTGTCCTCCACCGTGGAAATGGCGTGGTCGCCCTGGATGTCCAGGTGCTCCAGGGCCTTTTTGTAGACCTGATTCTGCCGCCAGCCCTGCCAGGCCATCTCGATCCGGCTGTCCGCCCATTTCCGGGTGGCGTCCACCAGAGCGCCGACGTCCATCCGCTTCCAGGCCTGCCGCCAGTCCTTGCGGATGTTCCGGTGCTGCTCGAAGGTCACGTAGTTCACCCACTCGCCCAGGGAAGCGTCCACCACCTCCGCGCCGAAGCGCTCCAGTTCGCCGACGATGTTCTGGTTGGAATCCGGATGGGTGCGCAGGTAGATTTCGCCGACAATGCCGATCTTCGGCTTGCGGGGCTTGGCCGGGTCGATGAGTTCCCTGGCCCCGGCGGCGATTTTGCCCAGCAACTCGTACAGGGCGTTGAAATCCCGGGCCTCCCCGCGGCGCTCGATCAATTCGATCATCTCCTGCAGGGCCTTGGCCATGTAGGCGTCCGTGGCCCCGGGTTCGCGCTCGTAAGGCCGCACCCGCCAAGTGATCCGGTCCAGGACGTCGGCCAGAATCGTGACCACGTAGGCCAGACGGCGGAAGAGCTTGGCCTTTTCTCCGGGTAGCACCCCGGTGGAGGCGTAGCCGTCCGCCGTGGACATGTACAGGATGGGAATGTCTTTGAACTCCGGGAAGCGGTCCAAAACAAGGCGGTGCATCTTGTTGTACATGCCGAAGCGACAGGGACCGTCCGCCTCGGGCATGAAATAAACATACTGGGTAACGTCAAAGGCCTCGCCCAGGCGCTTCTTCTCTTCTTCCAGAAAGCCGAGGATGTCACCCAGGGTGACCTGACAGGGAAAGCACTCCTTGCCGGAGGTGAACTCCTTGCCCAGATGCAGATGGGTGTAGGTGGGCATGACCACGGCCGGGACCCCGAAGGCCCGGAAACTGGCGGCCAACAGCCGGGAGCCGATGGGAGACATATCCGGGACCAGCAGGGTTCTGCCGGTAACGTCGAACCGGCCGACCTTCTCGGTCATTCGTTCCGCGAAAGAGGAAGTCGGTTTTTCAGGATGCATTTCCATGGTGGTGTCCGTTGTCTTTTAACTGTTTACTCGCTGGGATGGTCTCGAATTGATCGATATGGCGGGGACGGGGTGGTATCGTAGGGGCACGGCGCGCCGTGCCCCTACCAGAGGGCATTAACCGTCATCCCGCTCACGCGTCGACCTCTTTCACTTCAGAGACTTTGCTCGCCGCCCGCACATTCTTGACCACGTTCTGAAAGGCCTCGATGCGAGTGAGCATTCCGGCCACGGCGCTGTGTTCGTCCAATTCCAGGATCAGGAAGGGCTTGTCGCTGAGCACATGGCCGTAGAAGTGTTCGATGAACGAGTCCGGGCCGCAGGAGAAGTTGGTCAGATGGACCCCGAACCAGTTGGGAGTGCGGGCAATCTTCTTGGTGGCCCGCAGGATGCGGGCACCCAGCCCCCAATACATCCGGGGGAAATCCTCCAGGGATTCGTCGTCTACGTCCAGGAAGTCCAGAGGCAGGGCCTTGATGCCCATCTTGGCCATCTGCCGGCCCATCTGCAGGTTCAGCCGCTCGTCGTAAAGGTTGTAAGGCCTGCCTGTGACGATCCAGACAGGCTCGTCGCCATTGACCCGGCTGAGGATCTCCCGGCCCCGGCGACGCAGATCAGCCTTGAACTTGTGCTGTTCCTCCCAGGCCCGGTGCAGAGCCGCGGCGATTTTCGGCTTGGCCGTGCGCAGGGTTTTGGGCAGACTGTCATAGACTGCGTCCACCAGCATTTCCGGGCCGTCCTTGAGAAACAGTGTGGGCCGGATGATCCGTTGGTCATCAATGCGCAGAGCGGCACGAACCAGATACTGGGAACTTTCCACCAGCGGGCAGAACTGGCCTTTTTCCTGCGGGTCGGCAGTGGCCATATTGATGACGTTGGGCAGGAAAAGATAGTCCGTGTGCTGCAGGAGATGGTGGACATGGCCATGGAAGACTTTGACCGGGAAGCACATTTCCGCGGTCATGCTTTCCACTCCGGCCATGGCCATGCCCTGGGTCGTGGGAGGGCTGAAGACGGGCCGCAGGCCCATGCCCACCAGCAGGTGGGCCCAGAATACCCCCCAATCCAGGGAATGCAGGCTCAAGGGGACGCCGATCAGCGGACGGTCGTCTCGTTGGGGGGCCTGTTCGCCAAGATGCGCTCCGGCATTCCGGACGGCATCCTGAAACAAGTTCCAGCGAAGACGAAAATAGTCCGTTTCTTTGTGGGCCGCGGCCTGGGCGGTTTCGTACCGGCCGCAATCTCCGCCCCAGACACTCTTGCGTCCCCCGAAGGTGTAGATCTTCAGCTTGCACTCGTTGTGGCAGTTTCTGTCCGCCCGGCAAATGCTTTCCTTGAAGGCCACCTCGATGCCGGCCAGATGATCCAGATCGCGCTGCTTCTCCTCGACCTTGCCGGCCTCGGCCAGTTCGCGCACGGTCAGGGCCGCTCCAAAGGCGCCCATGACCTCCCGGTGCTTGGGCACCAGGATGGGTTTGCCCAGAACCTTCTCAAAAGCCGCGACAATGCCCTTGTTCAGGGACGGCCCGCCCAAAAACATGATGCGTTGTCCAATGCGCCGGTTTTCCACAACCCGGTACAGGTAGTTGTGCACGATAGCGTAACACAGTCCGGCGATCAGGTCATCCCGGCCCGCGCCTTTCTGGGCATATGCCGTGAGGTCCGATTCCATGAACACGGTGCAGCGCTCGGCCAGATTCACCGGGGCTTTGGCCGCCAGGGCCACGTCTTGAAACTCCCCGTAGATGTTGATTTTCATCTTGTTGGCCAGCTCATGCAGGAAACTGCCCGTACCTGCCGCGCAGACCTTGTTCATCATGAAATCCGTGGGGTGGGTCCGGTCGATGGCGATGTACTTGGAGTCCTGGCCACCGATTTCAAAGATCGTATCGATTTCCGGGTCCACGGCCACCGCGCCGCGGGCGTGAGCCGTGATTTCATCGATGACCAAGTCCGCGCTGATGAAGTCTCCGACCACGTTGCGTCCCGAGCCGGTGGTGGCCACGGCCTTGAGCCGGATGCGCGGGCCGACTTCGGCCTGCAGGTGACGCAACAGCCCCTGAGCCACCTCAATGGGTTTGCCCTGGGTGGGCACGTAGCGCTTGTGGATGATTTGACCCTGGTCGTCGATCAGGGCGTACTTGGTGGAGGTGGAACCAATGTCCACGCCCAGATAGGCGTCGATGACTTCCGGACTCGTCGGCAAGGGCGGCAGGGAGTTGTCCGGATCAAACGTGGTAAACTCCAGATGCAGCGGCTCGGCCCGGCCGATGGCATCCACCTTGGATGCCGCCGGGGAGTGCAGCAGGGCCAGGTCGATGTTGTTGCGGACATCGCCCCGCAGGGATTGCAGAGCCGTGCCCAGGGCTCCCAGAGAAGCGTGGTGCTCCGGGACGGTCAGGTTCGGGTAGTATTTGCGGAAGGCCGCCACCTGCAGTCTGTTGGAGGCCATTCCGCCGATGAAAATCACCGGTTCCACCAGTTCCCGGTTGGCCACGATGGTGCTCATATAGTTGGCCGCGGTGCCGTGGTGCAGGCCGGCGATGATGTTCGGCAGGGTCTCGCCCTTGTTCTGAAGGTGGATCATGTCCGACTTGGTGAACACGGTGCAGCGGCAGGCCACGGGAGCCGGATAGGTGCTGGTCGTCCCCAGGCTGATGAAGTCTTCCAGGACGCTCTGCAGTTTCTCCTGGTCCATGTCGAAGCTGTCGCCGTACATGGCAAAGGTCAGTCGCTCGGCCTGCTGGTCGATGAACGAGCCGGTGCCTGAGGCACAGGGGCCGTTGACATTGAAGGCCGCCAGCCGCCACTGCCCCTTTTCGTCATACTCCAACTCGAACAGGGCCGCGTCCTGGCCGCCGATACTGATAATGCTGCGTACTCCGGGAGATACCTTGGTCGCTCCCAGAACCTGGGCAATGGTCTCGACCTCGAAAGGCGCGTCAAGCAGTTCGCTGAGCACCTGACCCTGGTTCCCGGTGAAGGAAATAGAGCGGATGGAATCCCTGGGAAAGCGGGTGAGAATCTCCTCCAAAACAGAGGCGGTCTCTTCGAGTATCAGGCCGAAATGGCGCCGGTATGGGGCTTCGTGGACAAGGGTTTCGGACTCGTCGACGACAACGCAATTGACGCTGACGGACCCGACGTCAACGCCGATGTGATACGTCATGTACGGGGTGCTCCTTGAAAAACCGAAATGATGGCGGGGAAATACACTATGTTGAGAAGACGCTTTGGGTGGACAAGGGAAGAGTTTTTCGCCCTTGGCGGGCCTTATTCATACCCGCCTCACCGGCTCCAGGCAAGTGCGGGCGGTCGGGAGGGCGGGATTGCTCGGGGAATGGTTCTGATAGTCCCGAGAGAGTCCGTCCTTTTCTGGACAGGTCAGGGCCAACTCACGTAGACCCGAAGCTGGACGACCAGTGTGCATGGATAGGGACTTTTCAGCACTGAGTTATGAGAGCGACGCGTCAAGAGAAAGCGAGGGCGGTCATGCAAAAGAACGCAGCGGAGTATGTAGCTTTTTTCGATTTTGATATCCGTGAGGGCGAAGCGTATGTCACGCTTTCCCCCAAAGCTCCACAGGGGTTGCTGGATTTGGTTCAGGCTGTTTGCGGGACCGATACGGAATGCTTGGTTTGCCTCTTCGAGGCTTTGAACTGTATCGCCGAAGCGGATGATCTGCAATGCTGCCCCATTGATGAAAAAATTTGCCCCCCAGAGTTTTTCCGGAATGTTCTGGCCTTCCTGGGGGCTGATGCCCAGGGCTGAGGTTCTGGGCGGGTATGAGCCACGCTGAGCAAACACGCCTGGCAGTCCGTTGAAAAAATCCCCATTGCCGTGTCGCTGCAAAAATTCAAACTCTCACGTATAAATAAATACGCTTCGACCTTGATTTTTTTGCTCCTTTTGCACTTGGTTTTTTGAACGGACTGTGGATAAGGAGGCATTCAACACGAAGAGAGCCTGAACCATCTTTTCCTGGCTGCTGTATCAACCGGCAACCGAGGGTGCAGCCACATCCCGTGGACGAAATCTGGCTGCCAGGTACATAAACGGGGTGTCCAGCACCGCGACCAACAGCTTGATCAGGTAGGTACTAATAACGATCTGGATCCAGACATCCATTGGAAACATGCCCAGGAAGGCGATGGAGCAGAAAATGACGGTGTCCAGGAACTGACTGGCCAACGTGCTGGCGTTATTGCGCAGCCAGAGATGTTTGCCGCCGGTGCGGGCCTTCCAAAAGTGAAAAGCCCAGATGTCGTGCCACTGGGAAACGATATAGGCCACCATGCTGGCCAGAACGATCCGGGGCAGAACGCCGAAAATGGCTTCAAGGTGTGGTTGGGCGAAGTCCGAGGTTGCCGGAACAAAAAGCAGGGCGATCTGCATATAGGCAACGGCCAGAATCAGGCTGAGAAAACCCAGCATGACGGCTTTCTTGGCTTCTTCCTGGCCATAATGCTCGTTAAGCAGGTCCGTGGAGAAAAAGACACTGGCGTAGAGGATATTGCCCAGGGTCGTGGTGAGACCGAACAGCTCTATGGTTTTCAGTACCTGAATATTGCACAGAATCAGGTTGAAAACGATCATGGCGAACAACCCTTGC of the Desulfonatronum thioautotrophicum genome contains:
- a CDS encoding CopG family ribbon-helix-helix protein — protein: MSTAKVAITMEVNLLKQVDRLVASRVYPNRSRAIQDAVADKLQRMDRGRLARECAKLDRTFEQAMAEEGIGAEVGQWPEY
- a CDS encoding Fic family protein, which gives rise to MTLDTIRNRPAGYAFLIEQYGLSALPNWHTSSVSPTGTLRSIVQDWRVESVYPQPYWPGDATGDHLEFALKYDGVNLGLLSALFEVVPTDETAAWISSKPTGKYARRIWFLYEFLTGRELPLSNLSKGNYIELLEPDRYYTVTPGRRVQRQRIIDNLLGGRKFCPIVRRTDKLAAMEGVDLRKRCEEVVTSYPPELLRRALSYLYNKETKSSFEIEHIKPSASRAEKFIGLLEMAEGRDFCEKHLLIDVQNRIVDPRFRNTDYRTNQNFVGQTFSHQRQLVHYACPKPDDLPELMEGLLKAHQTMTQGAVPASIHAAAVSYGFVLMHPFEDGNGRIHRFLIHNILFLRGVIPKGLMFPVSAAMLKNRARYDHSLEAFSKPLMRLVEYDLDDLGEMTVPGETGRLYRYIDMTAQAEALYDFIMLTIERELVEELDFLVSYDKTRQAIQEIVDMPDRLIDLFIQLCLQNNGRLSAKKRESHFDFLTDDELAGMEHAVRQGYVGE
- a CDS encoding DNA alkylation repair protein; this translates as MLQQARDALRECASEADARHLQRFFKTGPGDYAEGDRFIGVRVPATRKVARMFRVMSLADAHALLASEIHEERLLALLILINQYQRGSADQKQAIFDLYLANTPHINNWDLVDVSAEHVIGAHLWDKSRVPLFSLARSADLWERRIAVMATFHFIKKHQFDDTLQIAAMLLSDAHDLIHKAVGWMLREIGKRDIDVEEAFLQRHHQHMPRTMLRYAIEKFPEDKRRLYLLKEQG
- a CDS encoding nucleotidyl transferase AbiEii/AbiGii toxin family protein; protein product: MGKASAVRDWKKLYSLQDAVLKWVHGAKHRFYLSGGTALGRGYCHHRYSEDLDFFVNDAAEFPLWLDRCLEAIRQGAMTIGNDFEIILREERFGRAVLHGPEPLKIEFINDVPSRIGEPWLHPELGRLDTCENILANKITALVDRLSPKDMADIYWLCCRMDLDIFAAIEGASGKAAGIFPPLVAQALEQGLRLGVPAVFWIDAPHEDEFRQGITNLIQQIMM
- a CDS encoding CoA activase is translated as MEMHPEKPTSSFAERMTEKVGRFDVTGRTLLVPDMSPIGSRLLAASFRAFGVPAVVMPTYTHLHLGKEFTSGKECFPCQVTLGDILGFLEEEKKRLGEAFDVTQYVYFMPEADGPCRFGMYNKMHRLVLDRFPEFKDIPILYMSTADGYASTGVLPGEKAKLFRRLAYVVTILADVLDRITWRVRPYEREPGATDAYMAKALQEMIELIERRGEARDFNALYELLGKIAAGARELIDPAKPRKPKIGIVGEIYLRTHPDSNQNIVGELERFGAEVVDASLGEWVNYVTFEQHRNIRKDWRQAWKRMDVGALVDATRKWADSRIEMAWQGWRQNQVYKKALEHLDIQGDHAISTVEDKLDNDSLFTFDIGTEAALSIGGALEYVHDNFDGVVNVFPFTCMPSTITSAILKPLLLKMNVPYLDASYDGAIQPNREVAIRTFMYQAAQHQAARGQG
- a CDS encoding acyl-CoA dehydratase activase, coding for MTYHIGVDVGSVSVNCVVVDESETLVHEAPYRRHFGLILEETASVLEEILTRFPRDSIRSISFTGNQGQVLSELLDAPFEVETIAQVLGATKVSPGVRSIISIGGQDAALFELEYDEKGQWRLAAFNVNGPCASGTGSFIDQQAERLTFAMYGDSFDMDQEKLQSVLEDFISLGTTSTYPAPVACRCTVFTKSDMIHLQNKGETLPNIIAGLHHGTAANYMSTIVANRELVEPVIFIGGMASNRLQVAAFRKYYPNLTVPEHHASLGALGTALQSLRGDVRNNIDLALLHSPAASKVDAIGRAEPLHLEFTTFDPDNSLPPLPTSPEVIDAYLGVDIGSTSTKYALIDDQGQIIHKRYVPTQGKPIEVAQGLLRHLQAEVGPRIRLKAVATTGSGRNVVGDFISADLVIDEITAHARGAVAVDPEIDTIFEIGGQDSKYIAIDRTHPTDFMMNKVCAAGTGSFLHELANKMKINIYGEFQDVALAAKAPVNLAERCTVFMESDLTAYAQKGAGRDDLIAGLCYAIVHNYLYRVVENRRIGQRIMFLGGPSLNKGIVAAFEKVLGKPILVPKHREVMGAFGAALTVRELAEAGKVEEKQRDLDHLAGIEVAFKESICRADRNCHNECKLKIYTFGGRKSVWGGDCGRYETAQAAAHKETDYFRLRWNLFQDAVRNAGAHLGEQAPQRDDRPLIGVPLSLHSLDWGVFWAHLLVGMGLRPVFSPPTTQGMAMAGVESMTAEMCFPVKVFHGHVHHLLQHTDYLFLPNVINMATADPQEKGQFCPLVESSQYLVRAALRIDDQRIIRPTLFLKDGPEMLVDAVYDSLPKTLRTAKPKIAAALHRAWEEQHKFKADLRRRGREILSRVNGDEPVWIVTGRPYNLYDERLNLQMGRQMAKMGIKALPLDFLDVDDESLEDFPRMYWGLGARILRATKKIARTPNWFGVHLTNFSCGPDSFIEHFYGHVLSDKPFLILELDEHSAVAGMLTRIEAFQNVVKNVRAASKVSEVKEVDA
- a CDS encoding queuosine precursor transporter, yielding MNEALWLGFAFLDLVMVVVIFRYFGKQGLFAMIVFNLILCNIQVLKTIELFGLTTTLGNILYASVFFSTDLLNEHYGQEEAKKAVMLGFLSLILAVAYMQIALLFVPATSDFAQPHLEAIFGVLPRIVLASMVAYIVSQWHDIWAFHFWKARTGGKHLWLRNNASTLASQFLDTVIFCSIAFLGMFPMDVWIQIVISTYLIKLLVAVLDTPFMYLAARFRPRDVAAPSVAG